A region from the Plasmodium berghei ANKA genome assembly, chromosome: 9 genome encodes:
- a CDS encoding small nuclear ribonucleoprotein Sm D1, putative: protein MKLVTFLMKLTNENVTIELKNGTLISGVITGVDIKMNTHMKNVKVVIKNKNVGEYNANTKQFLSLDHVTIRGNNIRYYILSDSLPLDTLLVDDTPKNKSSKEKSFSNKDKGRGRGRGRKVPRR, encoded by the coding sequence ATGAAGTTagtaacatttttaatgaaaCTAACCAATGAAAATGTCACGATCGAATTGAAAAATGGAACGCTTATAAGTGGGGTTATAACAGGAGTTgacataaaaatgaatacacatatgaaaaatgttaaagtagtaattaaaaataaaaatgttggTGAATATAATGCCAATacaaaacaatttttatcgTTAGATCATGTAACTATAAgaggaaataatataaggtattatattttatcagACAGTTTACCCCTTGATACATTATTAGTAGATGACACtcctaaaaataaaagttcAAAGGAAAAATCATTTTCAAACAAAGACAAAGGAAGAGGAAGAGGTCGTGGAAGAAAAGTTCCGAGAAGATAA